A region of Lepeophtheirus salmonis chromosome 13, UVic_Lsal_1.4, whole genome shotgun sequence DNA encodes the following proteins:
- the LOC121127929 gene encoding uncharacterized protein produces the protein MKQFTVSALFLTATVISSVYGFDPVTLTVGTTAYVLTAAQTTLGVAALAGLAIAKEKLIISALSNRGKRDVSAVQEAKNVDLNAFFWAVGQADVSDCGKLLVCEVMATPTSELKREEELIANLFDNEGKFTADSATNEYQFAAYVGTLQQPQLCKERYATCTVPSKELLKVVEAHTGAQV, from the exons ATGAAGCAATTTACCGTCTCAGCTCTTTTCCTTACCGCTACTGTCATCTCCAGCGTTTATGGATTTGATCCCGTTACCTTAACCGTTGGAACAACTGCCTACGTCCTCACTGCTGCTCAAACCACTCTCGGAGTAGCTGCTCTCGCTGGTTTGGCAATTGCAAAGGAAAAGCTTATAATTTCTGCCCTTAG CAACCGTGGAAAGCGAGACGTAAGTGCTGTTCAAGAAGCCAAGAACGTCGACTTGAACGCCTTTTTCTGGGCTGTTGGACAAGCTGATGTCTCAGACTGCGGAAAACTCCTTGTCTGTGAAGTCATGGCTACCCCTACATCTGAattgaaaagagaagaagagTTGATCGCCAATTTGTTTGACAATGAGGGCAAATTCACTGCTGATTCTGCCACCAATGAATATCAATTTGCTGCCTATGTTGGAACCCTTCAACAACCCCAACTTTGTAAAGAAAGATATGCTACCTGCACTGTCCCATCCAAGGAATTGCTCAAAGTTGTCGAAGCACACACTGGTGCTCAAGTTTAA